The following are encoded in a window of Penicillium oxalicum strain HP7-1 chromosome II, whole genome shotgun sequence genomic DNA:
- a CDS encoding putative proteasome subunit alpha type-1, whose translation MSGSAGYDRHITIFSDQGRLYQVEYAFKAITAANITSIGVRGKDCAIVVSQKKVADKLIDPSSVSHVFKISSSVGCVMTGSIADARAYVDRARGEAAEFKYKFGYEMPCDVLAKRLANINQVYTQRAYMRPLGVAMTLISVDDEKGPQVYKCDPAGYYVGYKATSSGPKQQEAQNYLEKKLKNKEAAPGNWEEVVELGITALSNVLSVDFKKHELEVGIVGGPRTDGSGGTTTEFRALTEEEIDDRLQAIAEKD comes from the exons ATGTCCG GAAGCGCAGGCTACGATAGACATatcaccatcttctccgaTCAAGGTCGCTTGTACCAAGTCG AATATGCCTTCAAGGCCATCACCGCGGCGAACATCACCTCGATCGGTGTGAGGGGGAAAGACTGCGCCATCGTTGTTTCGCAGAAGAAGGTCGCT GATAAACTCATCGACCCGTCCTCCGTTTCACATGTCTTCAAGATCTCCTCCTCAGTGGGCTGTGTCATGACCGGATCCATTGCCGATGCTCGTGCCTATGTCGATCGTGCCCGTGGAGAGGCTGCCGAATTTAAGTACAAGTTTGGCTATGAGATGCCGTGTGATGTCTTGGCGAAACGACTGGCCAATATCAACCAGGTTTACACACAACGG GCCTACATGCGACCACTCGGTGTGGCCATGACCTTGATTTCGGTGGATGACGAGAAAGGCCCCCAAGTCTACAAGTGCGACCCGGCGGGTTACTACGTCGGATACAAGGCGACTTCCTCAGGCCCGAAGCAACAGGAAGCGCAGAACTACCTGGAAAAGAAGCTGAAGAACAAGGAGGCCGCGCCTGGAAACtgggaggaggtggtggagctGGGTATCACGGCGCTGAGCAATGTGCTCAGTGTGGACTTCAAGAAGCATGAACTGGAAGTTGGTATCGTGGGCGGTCCCCGTACAGACGGCAGCGGTGGCACCACCACGGAATTCCGGGCTTtgacggaggaggagattgacGACCGGCTCCAGGCCATAGCAGAGAAGGATTAA